Proteins encoded together in one Impatiens glandulifera chromosome 1, dImpGla2.1, whole genome shotgun sequence window:
- the LOC124920056 gene encoding sodium/calcium exchanger NCL-like, translating into MLTMARPLQLLSINAAFICFLLCLAAVYGSRIILNGVDDDGGGSPAQTMSFLRLNNALHAASNTCENTYGFMPCTTSAIGNVFLIIVYGYLMFLAATYLSNGSELLLEILGPGLIGGLFLPMLGALPDAMLILVSGLSGSSKTAQSQVSVGMGLLAGSTVMLLTVIWGTCVIVGKCDLQGEVAIDGRDTVGVSLTGSGVSTDIWTSYAAILMVISLIPFLIVQIPQVMDSTSGRHLSVLIALVVSLLLLVSYCVYQVFQPWIQRRRIAYAKHKHIISGVLKHLKMRGIDRLFNDDGQPNERVIEKLFEVTDSDGDNYLSSSELKALILGIRFDESSYMDEDDAIDKIMKDFDTSGDSRVDYNEFKAGISRWLDEATKFKSRSGPDDTLQHFTEFHEHTRHEHNLLGDQMDETGEEEGGGGVESMKWTSIKAALLLLLGTVIAAAFADPLVDAVDSFSSATSIPTFFISFIVLPLATNSSEAVSAIIFASRKNKRSASLTFSEIYGAVTMNNLMCLSVFLGIVYIRELKWDFSSEVLVILLVCLFMGVFSSLRTTFPLWSCFVAFLLYPFSLAIVYVLDYVFGWS; encoded by the exons ATGCTTACAATGGCTCGACCTCTGCAACTTCTCTCCATTAATGCCGCTTTCATATGCTTCCTCCTCTGCCTCGCCGCCGTCTACGGCAGCAGGATCATATTGAATGGAGTAGACGACGACGGCGGCGGCTCTCCGGCTCAGACGATGTCATTCCTCCGCCTGAACAACGCTCTCCACGCTGCGTCGAACACTTGCGAGAACACCTACGGTTTCATGCCCTGCACTACCTCCGCCATCGGAAACGTCTTTCTAATCATCGTCTATGGTTACCTAATGTTCCTTGCTGCTACTTATCTCTCAAATGGAAGCGAACTTTTACTCGAGATCCTCGGTCCTGGACTAATCGGTGGCTTATTCCTCCCCATGCTCGGAGCTCTCCCTGATGCTATGCTCATCCTCG TATCTGGGCTATCTGGAAGTTCAAAAACTGCTCAAAGTCAGGTCTCAGTTGGAATGGGTTTGCTTGCCGGGTCTACAGTGATGCTTCTGACAGTAATATGGGGAACTTGTGTAATTGTTGGCAAGTGTGATCTTCAGGGTGAAGTTGCAATCGATGGAAGAGATACTGTTGGTGTTAGTCTTACTG GTTCTGGTGTTAGTACAGACATCTGGACTAGCTATGCAGCTATACTCATGGTTATATCTCTCATCCCTTTTCTCATCGTCCAAATTCCTCAAGTCATGGATTCAACTTCTGGGAGGCATTTGTCTGTGTTGATTGCATTAGTTGTCTCCCTTTTACTTTTGGTTTCCTATTGTGTTTACCag GTTTTCCAGCCATGGATTCAGAGGAGACGGATTGCTTATgccaaacacaaacatataataTCAGGAGTTCTCAAACATCTCAAGATGCGTGGAATTGATAGGCTGTTCAATGATGATGGTCAGCCCAATGAACGTGTCATTGAGAA GTTATTTGAGGTGACAGATTCGGATGGAGATAACTACTTATCATCTTCTGAACTGAAAGCACTTATCTTAGGGATTAGGTTTGATGAGTCTTCATATATGGACGAGGATGATGCCATCGATAAGATCATGAAAGACTTTGACACCTCTGGCGATTCCAGAGTAGATTATAATGAATTTAAGGCTGGGATCTCAAGGTGGCTCGATGAGGCCACCAAGTTTAAGTCCAGATCTGGTCCTGATGATACTCTTCAACACTTCACCGAGTTTCATGAg CACACAAGACATGAACATAACTTGTTAGGAGACCAAATGGATGAAACTGGTGAAGAAGAAGGTGGTGGTGGTGTTGAAAGCATGAAATGGACATCGATCAAAGCAgcccttttattattattgggGACAGTAATCGCTGCTGCATTTGCTGATCCATTGGTGGATGCTGTTGATAGCTTCTCAAGTGCCACGAGTATACCAACGTTCTTTATCTCATTTATCGTTCTTCCCTTGGCTACCAACTCTAGCGAGGCAGTGTCTGCGATCATCTTTGCCAGCAGGAAGAACAAGAGATCCGCCTCTTTAACATTTTCAGAG ATATACGGAGCTGTGACCATGAACAACCTCATGTGTTTATCGGTTTTCTTGGGCATTGTTTACATTAGGGAACTGAAATGGGATTTCTCATCAGAAGTGCTAGTCATTCTTCTTGTCTGCCTTTTTATGGGCGTTTTCTCAAGCTTACGAACCACCTTCCCTCTTTGGTCGTGTTTCGTGGCTTTCCTTCTCTACCCGTTTTCTCTGGCTATCGTCTATGTCCTTGACTACGTCTTTGGCTGGTCATAG